The following is a genomic window from Syntrophobacterales bacterium.
TGGACGAAGGTTTGCTGCGACGGATGCATGAACGGCTGGCCCATCGCGGGCCGGATGATGCAGGCATTCATTTGAGCCATCACGAGGGAGTCAGTTGCGGCCTTGGCCACAGGCGGCTCAGCATCATAGATCTCTCCGCGGCGGGAAGGCAGCCGATGGCCAACGAGGACAAGAGCCTCTGGATGGTCTTCAACGGGGAGATTTACAATTTCGCGGAGTTGCGGGAGGAGTTAAAGGGGAAAGGGCACCACTTCTCGTCGCGCACTGACAGCGAGGTAATTCTGCACCTGTTTGAGGAGGAAGGCGCGGCAGGAATATCGCGTCTTTCCGGAATGTTCGCCTTTGCCCTCTGGTCGGAGACGACAAAAACGCTTGTTCTGGCCCGTGATGGCGTCGGGATAAAGCCGCTTGTCTATTACTGGGACGGGAAGCGGCTGCTCTTTGCCTCGGAACTACGGGCATTGCTGGCCGATTACGATGTGCAGACGGAGATTGATCTGGAGTCGCTCGATATTTACTTGAGCCTGAACTACATCCCGGCCCCTTACACCATTTTTAAGCATATCCGTAAACTTAGGCCAGGTTACACGCTGAGCGTTTGCGACGGGAAGCTCAAAGAGAGGACATTTTGGGATGTTTCGGCAAGGGGCGATGAGACTGCAAAAGACAAAAACAGCAACCAGTGCGGCAAATCCCCACGGGGGCTTGCTGATGAAAATAACCGGCTGCGCGATTTCCCCGGGATAGAACAGACGCTCTTCCGGACATTGGAGGAATCGGTCCGCTCACAGATGGTCGCCGACGTGCCGCTCGGGGCGTTTCTGAGCGGCGGGATAGATTCAAGCGTGATCGTCGGGCTGATGGCCCGCAACTCCGCCCGCCCGATCAAGACCTATTCGATCGGCTTTTCCGATATGCCGATGTTCGACGAAACCTCCTACGCCCGCGAGGTTGCCTCGTTTCATCACACCGATCACCATGAAATAAAACTGAGTTCCCGGGAGATGATCGGCGCCGTTCCGGAAATCCTGGCCGGCTTGGACGAGCCGTTCGGCGACTCCTCAGCTGTGCCGACCTGGATCGTCGCTCGGGAAACGGTGCGGGACGTTAAGGTGGCGCTCTCCGGCGATGGCGGAGACGAGCTTTTTGCCGGCTATCGGATGTACAAGGGGGAAAATTGGTTCAAGCGCTACAGATTTATTCCACGTCTGATCCGGGACGGCCTGCTGGAACCGCTGGCGATGAGGCTGCCCGAATCCCGCGACACCCGTGTCGGAGAGCTGGCAAGAAGGGCAAAAAAGTTCCTGCGCGGCGCGAAAGGATCGCTCGCGGAGCGGTTTTTTGCCTGGAACGAGCTTTTTAATGAGGACAGCAAAAACGCGCTCTTGAAGGAGGGCTGGGGCGTAAAAAAGTCGCCAGCGTCGGGGATCTTCGCTGCTGCGCTTGCCCGCCCGCAAACCGACGCGCTCAATCGGATGCTCTACGCCGATTTCAAGGTCTCGCTTCCCGGCGATATGCTCTGGAAGGTGGACAAGATGAGCATGGCCCACGCCCTCGAAGTCCGCGTCCCGCTGCTCGACCAACGTTTCTGCGAGCTGGCCTTCCGGATCGGGGGCGACTGGAAAATCCGCCACGGGCAGGGCAAGTACATCTTTATCAAGGTCTTCCGGGATATCCTGCCTAAGCGGCTGCACAACCGGCCCAAGTGGGGCTTCGAGATGCCGATTGCCCGTTGGCTGAAGACAGACCTCAAGTATCTTATTTCAGAGCATCTTTCGCAGGATACGATCGAGCAGCAGGGCATCTTCAACTATCCGGAAATTGAAAAAATGGTTGCTGATTTGCTGGAAAGCAGGCGGGATGCCGCCTGGAAACTCTGGAATCTGATCGTCTTTCAGGCATGGTATGCATCCCTCCGGAGATAAGATTAAAGTAATCCATATCATAACCCGTTTTGACAAGGGCGGGTCAGCGGAAAACACCTTTTTGACGGTATGTGGCCTCGATAAGGAGCGCTATCAGGTTGCTCTTGTGACCGGCACGCTTTCCGGAACAAACAGTAATGATCCCGAGAACATTGCTATAGCGGCGAATATCGCGGAGCTTAAGGCAAACGGGGTGCGCCTGATTTTCGTTCCTTCTCTGGTGCGGGAGTTGAACCCCGTTGCGGATTTGCGTGCATTTTTGTCTCTCTGCAAGATTATCCGGCGTGAAAAACCTGATATCGTCCACACCCACACCTCGAAGGCAGGGATGCTGGGACGGTGGGCTGCGCGGCTCTGCCGCGTTCCTGCGGTCATCCATACCCCCCACGGCCATGTCTTTTGGGGTTATTTCAACCCCGCGAAAACCCGGCTGTTTATCATGCTGGAGAGGTGGACTGCCCGAATAACCGACGCGCTTATCATGCTGACGCCGCAGGAGCTGCAGGATCATCTTGGTTGGGGAATAGCGCCAAGAGAAAAATTCACCGTCATCCACAGCGGCGTTAATCTGAAAAAATTCAGCTCCGCTCAATCACGTTCCGACAGGAAGAGAGCGATATCGGAAGTTCCTGAAAATATGGTAGTTATCGGCACAGTTGGCCGCCTGACCGCGATCAAGGGGCAGGATGTTTTGATCCGGGCGTTTGCCGAACTCAAGCAGGCAGGGGAAGATGTATTTCTTGTCCTGCTTGGCGAAGGGGAGAGGCGAGGCGAGTTGGAAGAGATGGCGCGCCACTTGCAAATATCTGATAGTGTCATGTTTTTAGGATGGCGTCCCGAGGTTGCTGCCGTTATGGCCTCCTTTGACATTTTCTGTCTGCCTTCCCTGAATGAGGGAATGGGCAAGGTTATCGTCGAGGCGATGGCTATGGGGCTGCCGGTTGTGGCAAGCAACGTTGGCGGGATAAAAGACCTTGTGCGCAAGGGAGAAAACGGGCTGCTTGTGCCTCCCGGGGATGCGACCGCTCTGGCGAAGGCGCTTTCCCTGCTTTGCTCTGCCCCGCAAGAACGGCGCCGGATGGGCGATGCCGGGCGCCTGCTAGCCCCTTCCTACAGCTCGGAGGCGATGATAAAAAAGGTTGACCGTTTATATGAGGGCGGTAATTGCAGTAGTTACTAAATTTTATGATTAGGAAAACTGCCAATATGAAGGGTTTAGTTAGCAAGACAAGGCGCCGGGCTTTGTGCAAAAACTTCACTGCCAATCTTTTACTGATTTTACTGGCTGCTTGCGGGGTGAACTGGCTCGTACCCTATCCGGCATCCGGACAGACGCGTCCCGTTTTATACAAGCAGGCGCCGGCCTTGATCGATTTGCGGACAACCTTCAGCGACGGAGTTTTTGATCCCGAAGCCCTGGCGGCGCTGGCCGTGCAAAAGGGAATAAAAATAATAATCCTGAACGACCATGACCGCATGGTCATTGAATACGGTCTTCCCCCGTTCCGGAACATCCTCAACAAGACAGAGGAGCGCAACTCGATCAATCAAGCGGGGGCAAGTGCCTATCTTGCGGCGGTTGAGCGAGCCCGGAAAAAATACCCGCAGGCGGTGATTATCCCGGGCGCGGAGAGCGCCCCCTTTTACTACTGGACGGGAAGTTTTCTGGACGGGAGCCTTACCGCAAACGACCACGAACGACGCATCCTGACGATTGGCCTCGAAAAGCCCGAAGACTACCAAACCCTTGCGGTCATCCACAGGGAATCCGCTCTCTTTGGTTATAAAACAACCATCCTGGTAAAGGCAGTTTTTGCTATCCTGCTGCTGCTGGCTGTATATCTTTTTTTCAAGAAGAACGGGAGGCGATCAGCCGGTTTGCTCTTGCTGGTCGTAGATTTTATCCTTGTCGCCGTCTTCAGCGTAATTTTGGGCAGGTCTTCACCCTTTGACGCTTATCACGGCCCGCAGGGAGCGGCCCCGTACCAGCGGTTTCTCGACGACGCCGGCCGGAAAGGGGCGCTGACATTCTGGAATTACCCGGAAACACAGTCGGGAATCAGAAAGATGGGACCGATTCAGGTAAATACCCGGCCCTACCCGCAGATGCTCATGGAGACGAACAACTATACCGGTTTTTCGGCGATATACGGGGATAACGTCACCATAACCGAGCCCGGCGAAATGTGGGACATGGTTTTGCGGGAATACTGCGGGGGATTTCGCCGCACCCCACCCTGGGGGATAGCTACATCCGATTATCACCGGGAGGGCGAGTCAGGGCAGAAACTGGGTGATTTCCAGACGGTGCTGCTGCTGCCGGAATTATCAAGGAACGCGGTTATCGACGCGCTGCGAAAAGGCAGGATGTACGCGTGCCAGGGAAAGTTCCCGAAAATGCCGCGGCTGGACGTCTTCACCGTTTCCCCCTCCGCCCTTTCCGAGAGCTACGCCCCGCCTGCCGTTTCCGGGGAGACCCTGTGGCTGAAGCGCAATCCCCGCATCAGCATCCAGGTATCAGGGTCGCCGGATGCAAAAGAGATGGTACAGGTGCGGCTTATCCGTTCGGGAGAGCTTGTTCAGGTTTTTTCGGGGACGCTTCCCCTGAAAGCGGAGTATGTTGACAACATTGAGAAGTCTGCAGGACAGGAGGTGTACTATCGCCTTGATGTGAAGGGATACGGAAAGATCGTCTCCAATCCGATTTTCGTGAGATTTGTAAAATGATGGTTGCCGTTCATCAGCCTCAATACCTTCCCTGGCTTGGCTATTTCGACAAGATTGCCGCTGCGGATGTTTTTGTCCTGCTGGACAACGTCCAGTTCAAGAAAAACGAATGGCAGAACCGCAACCGGATCAAGACCGCCGCGGGCCCGCAGTGGCTCACCGTGCCCGTCCGCTACAAATTCCCGGAGAGGATCAACGAGGTATCGGTAAACAACCAGGAACACTGGGGGAATAAGCACCGTCAGGCCATTGTTACCAATTACCGCAAAGCCCCCTGCTGGAACGAGATTTCAACTATCTTGGAGCCAATCTTTGCGGGGAGCTGGGAGAGCATCTCCCAGTTGAATATATTTACCGTCAAACTTCTGGCCAAAACGCTGGGAATAGCAACCCCTCTTTATGTCGCATCGGAGCTTCCCCCCTTTCCGGAGGATCCGGACTTGCGTCTGATTGCCATTGCAAAACACTTCGCAGCGGATACATATCTTGCCGGAAAGGGGGGAATAGACTATATGAACCTCGCCTGTTTCCGAGAAAATGGGGTCAGGGTAAAATTTCAGCAGTACAATCACCCTGTTTACCGACAGTTGTTTAATGGTTTTGAGCCGTTCATGTCTGTTGTCGATCTGCTTTTCAATTACGGTGAAGATAGTTTAAAAATACTGAGAGGATGAGAGATGAAAATACTGGCAATAGGTTCCCATCCGGACGATATCGAGGCTGGATGTGCGGGAACACTGGCTAAATACGCAAAAAACGGCCACGATATCTACATGCTTGTCATGACTGAAGGAAGCATGGGGGGCGAAGGAGCGGTAAGAAGGGCAGAACAGAAAAACGCGGCGGGAATAATCTCAGCCAAAGAGCTGCTCTGGGGTGGTTACGAGGACACGCAATTGACCTCGCAGATGAACAATCTTGTCCAGGACATCGAGGATGTAATAAAGAGGATCGCGCCCGACTTTATCTTTGTTCATTACGGCGAAGACACGCACCAGGATCACCGCACCCTTGCCAAGGCGACAATATCTGCCACCCGTTACATCCGGAATGTTCTTTTCTACGAGGGACCGACAACGCAAAATTTTTGCCCTTCCGTATTTGTCGATATTCAAGAGACAGTCGGAAAAAAACTGGAGGCGCTCCTTGCCCACAACTCCCAGGTAACAAGGACAAACATCGGGGGATTGTCGATAAAAAAAATTGTTCATTCCACCGCCGTCTTTAGGGGCATCCAGGGGCGGGTTCTGTTTGCGGAGGCTTTTGTCCCCCTGCGTATGTTCATATAAGCGCCCATTGGTTCTCAAGGCAGGATAGGATGATGAAAGAGATCCCTCACTCGCGGCCGACTATAGACGATGCGGAGATCGCCGCCGTTTCCGCTGTGCTCAGATCGCAAAATATCGCGCAGGGAAAGCAGGTTGCCCTGTTTGAAGAGGCCCTCTCGCGGCTGATCGGCGTGCGGGAGGCAGTGGCGACCTCCTCCGGCACGGCCTCCCTCCATCTTGCCCTTTTTGCTTTGGATGTTGGCGAGAATGATGAAGTCGTGATCCCCTCCTTTGTCTGCACGGCGCTTTTAAACGCCGTGCGGCTTGTCCGGGCTGTTCCTGTTATTGCCGATATAAACAGTAACTCTTTCAATATCGATGTCCACGATATCAGGCGCTGTTTGACGAAAAGAACCAAGGCTGTCATCGTCCCCCATATGTTCGGTATGCCGGCGGATATACGCGAGATAGTCTCGCTTGGCGTTCCCGTCATCGAGGACTGCGCCCAGTCCCTGGGGAGCAGATCCGGCCAAAGCTACACCGGAAGCTTCGGGGTTCTGTCGGTCTTTTCGTTTTATGCCACGAAGGTCATCTGCACCGGCGAAGGGGGAATGGTCGTCGGCAGCGATTCCCGGTTGCTGGCGAAAATCAGGGATTTCCGCGATTACGACGAAAAGAGCGACTGGGCTTTGCGTTACAACTACAAGCTTACGGATATGCAGGCGGCGATGGGCATGACGCAGCTTGCCAAACTGCCAGGGATGATCAGGCGCCGACGGGAGATCGCCGCCCTGTACGATGAAAACCTGCGAGAGTGTCCCGTCATACTGCCCACCTGTCCACCGGAAAAAGAGCATATTTACTTCCGTTACGTCCTGAGAACGGGAAAAAGCCGGGAAGTATTGGATGGCTGCCGGCAAAAGGGCGTCTCGTGTCGCCGACCGGTTTTTGAGCCTCTCCATCACTGCGGGATCAATGCAGCCTGCCCGGAGGCGGAGGCCGCCTTCAGGGAATCGGTATCCATCCCCATTTATCCATCTCTTGGCGACACAGAGGCGGTAATGATAAGTGAAACGATCCGGGAAATTTTGAGTTGAGGGGCGTTATGGTTCTGGGTAAATATTTCCAGAGGTTCTTATTCCTGCGGATATTTTGGGGTTGCTGCCTGCTCATTTTTACACTCCTTCTTCTTCCTGCCGTCCGCGAGCTGTTTTTCGGCAGCCTTGGCCGCTGGCTTTACATCTTCCTGATGGCCCTCTCTACGTCGGCCATTCTAACCCCGGTCATGATGAGCGTCGCCAAAAAACTTAATATCGTTGATACCCCCGGAGGACGAAAAATCCACGCCCGGGTGACGCCGCTGCTCGGGGGAGCGGCGATCATCATTGCCTTTATATCCTCCCTGGCGGCAAATATGATTCTCGACGGCCGGGATATCGCGCTGATTGCCGGCGGAACTTTCGTGGCAATTGTCGGCCTGATCGACGACTGGAAGAATGTCCGCGCCTTCTACAAGCTCCTGATTCAGGTGGTAGTTGTCATGCTGCTTATCCGCAGCGGGATTATCCTCGATCTTTTCCCGATCAAGACAACGTGGGGCTATCTGCTGAACGCCCTTTTTTCCATAATCTGGATCGTGGGGATCACAAACGCGATGAATTTTATCGACGGGATGGATGGTCTGGCAACGGGTGTCAGCGCGATAATTTCGCTTTTTCTCGCCCTGGTGGCGTATCAGACCAATCAGCCCTTCATGGGCTGGATCGCCATTGCGATGCTGGGGAGTTGTCTCGGTTTTTTCCCGTTCAATTTCGGCTTTAAAAGGTCGGCGAGCATTTTTCTGGGCGACGCCGGAAGCACCTTTTTCGGTTTTATCCTCTCCGCTTTGGCCATCAAGGCCGCCTGGGCCGACAACAACCCGATTGTTTCTTTCGCCACGCCAGTGCTTATTTTCTGGGTTTTGATCTACGACATGGCCTATATCTCGATAGAAAGGATCTTGACCGGCAAGGTGAGAAACTTCCCGGAATGGATTGACTATGCCGGAACTGACCACATCCATCACCGTATTTTCGCTATCTTTAATGACAAAAGAAAGGCCGTCTTTTTCATATTTTTTCTCTGCTTCACCCTCGGAATCAGCGCCATTACCCTGCGTGGGGCGAGCGCCTTCGAGGGTGTCCTGACGGTCATCCAGGCGTTTTTTATCACCGTCCTGGTCTCAATCCTCGAATATTTCGGCAATCATTACAAAAGAGGCGATCAACGAAGGAAGATAAATTAGACAAGCAGAAAGAGTGCGAAGAGGACCCTTTCCAAGAGGCTGAGGAGCAACATGCCCTGATCCAACGCAGGATGCGGCGACAGCGAATTTATCGCATCCTGACCGGCGGCTTTTTGGTCGTAGCGGCGATTGCTGCCCTCTTTTTTGCGGATATTGTCGAATATTTTTCCAGGGATCAAACAAAGCAGGCGGCTGTGCAGGCTGAAAAAACGGTCGTTTTTAATGATGCGCAGCGGCAGGCTTTTCTCGAACCGGTGAAAAGGACAATCGAGCAGGGGAATCTGTCCGAAGCGCTAAGCCTGCTTTTGAAACGAGAGCTTTGCATAACTCCGATTTCCTCCTGGCCCATTTATCGACAACCTCCTTCTCCTTCGGGTTGTTTCCGACGATGAAACCGACCACAATTTTTCGATTGAATGATCTCTAAAAACCACCTTAAAAAACTCACGAAAAATGACAATAAATATTCAATATAACTTGACATATTTCCTAATTTATGCCATATTTCCGCCATCAAATTTCTCACTGGAGGGGATATGGGATATAAACGTGCAGATAACAATATGACCTTCGCCGAAATGTCGCTTTTGAGTTCCATGGAACATAACCGCAGCCTCAAAAGGCTTGAAAAGATAAGCCAACTTATCGACTGGTCGCAGGTGCGGGAGATTCTGGATGCTCATTATACCGTCGGCACCAGCCGGGAAGGCGCCGATGCCTACTCCCCGGTGATGCTCCTTAAAGCTCTTTTGCTTCAGCAGTGGTATCATATAGATTCCGATCCGGAGTTGGAAAACCAGATCAACGACCGTGTCTCCTTCAAGAAATTCATTGGCTTGTCCTTTGACAAGCAGTCCCCTGACCATTCGACCTTCTCCCGTTTTCGGGGTCGTCTTTCCAAGGATGCGATGATCAACATCAACAGTGTTGTTCTCCAGCAGTTCGCTAAAAAGGGTTTTGTGATCAATGAAGGGGTAGCCGTTGACGCCCGCCTGGTACAGTCCGCCAGCCATCCGATCAGCAAAGAGGAGATCAAAAAGGAACTGGAAAAAAGAGAAACTCCGGAAGGGAAACTGGATAAAAATGGCAAACCGCTTAAATTCTCCAGAGATATGGAGTCGGACTGGGTAATCAAGAACGAAAAGCCTCATTACGGATTTAAGGAGCATGCGAGCGTTGACACCAAACACGGTTTGGTCCTTGCCACGGAACTGACACCGGCCTCGGTGAGCGACAGCATCTACCTTCCCTTTATCGTTGCCTCCAGTTGTCATACCGAAGAGCCAATCGAGAAGGTGTATGCCGACAAGGGATATTATGGGAAGCCGAATCGAGACTTTCTGGCGATGAATTACATAGAAGACGGCATTATGCGGAAAGACACAAAGTCAACAAAATTAACTACTACAGAGACAGAGCGGAATAAAAAGCTGTCCAAGAAGCGGTACATTGTGGAGCAATACTTCGGGATCAGCCACCTGCACTACGGGGCCTTCCGGGCGAGGTTTACCAGGATGGTCAAAAATGCATTGGACAACCTGTTCAGACAAATGGCTTTTAATCTGTTCCGAGGGAACCAGATCATCGGGACGGTGAAAATATAGGCGGATGTATGCCCGCAAACGGGGCGAGGGGCATAACAATCACAAATAGGCTCCCAAAACTGTCATTTTGAGGGAAGATCGTGTCGCCATAGGGCAAATTTTGATAGGGACTTTCAGGTAAGATTTTCAGTTCGGCTCCTCAGTTTTTGAAAAAGCCGGACGGAAAGGCACTAAAAAACGAATATCGGCAAAATTCAACCTCTCACCTTGAAAAAGCTTGGTGGCACAGGAACTTAGAAAGAGGGGGCTCGCTGTTGGGGGCCCCTTCTTTTTTGTGACAAGTGAAACACTCATGACGGCACACCGTCACCAAGAAGCATGAATGCTGTTCATAAAGTTGGAGGGACGTGTTTATATCTTATCCTCCACTGATTTTATCTTCCCTTCAATCCTGTTTTCAGCCCCCGCCCGGTAGTCCATCTGGAGCGTCATATATATTCGCTCCGCATCCTTCTGCAGTTCCTGAAAGCATCTCTCGACAACCTTCATCACCTCATCCCATTCCCCTTCAAGCGCCGTGCTCATCGGCCCCAGCTTGTAGGGTAGGCCGCTTTCCCTGATAATGCGGAGCGACCTGGCCACATAGGGGCTGACGCTTGTCCCCTTGTCGGTGGGGAATATCGAAAAATGGATCAGTACGCTCATTTTGCCTCCTTACTTGAAAAGTTTTGAATTGCGAGCCAATTGCAAAAGTCCCAACGCTGTCATTCCCGCGACGCTTCTGGGCGGAAAAACGAAGTTTAATGTTCATAATCCAGAGCCAATTGCAAAACCATTTGTCATTCCCGAAAGCGGAGCTTAATGTACACAATGCTTCTATCGGGAATACGGTTTTTCAAGCAGTTAGAACCAGATTCCCGCTTAAAATCATTGCGGGAATGACAGAATGTGAGAGTTTTGCAATTGCCTCTCCAGTTTTGAACTATTTGAAATCATGGATGCCCGACAAAAGCATTCGGGCATGACACGGAGTCTTGCAATTACCTCTTACGCTATTTATTTTTCAGGACTGCCTCAAGATAGGGCTCGATCTGTGTGCATTCGCGGCAGACAATACGACCCTTCTTGTCAACCAGCACCAGGGAAGGAACTCCCCTGATTCCGTAAAATCTGCTCACTATCCCCGATTCGTCCGTAAGCACGCGGTAGGGGAGATTATGACGAGTGGAAAATTTTGACGCTTTTGCCTTTGATTCCTGGACGTCCACATTCACGATTTCCAGCCCCTGCTTCCCGTATATCGCGTGCAGGGATTTGAAATAAGGGACCTCGCTTATGCAGGTGGGGCACCAGGTTGTGCTGAAGATAATCATAACCGGCTTCTTGCCCTTGTAATCGCCCAGACGAAATGTTTTGCCGTTCGTATCCTGGAGGATGAAATCCGGGGCCTTGTCAGCGCTGGCGGGCGCCTGCAGGGAAAGTGCGTTGTTTGCGATCAGAAAAATCACGGCAATCATTATTGCCGTGCAAGCCGACCGTTTCCAGGTCATCATTTTAACCATTGTTGTAACTCCTCATTTTAATTGGGGGAAGGGCCCTTGTTATTAAAGCCAGAGCATTCCCGCGTTGACCAGAAAATATTCGCCCGCTGCCAGCATAATCCACCCGCAGGCCTTGCCGACCCGCTCCATCCATGCGCCCGATTTGGGGATGCCTGCCAGAAGTCCGGCGAAGGTGCCGACCAGAATCAACAAAGTTCCCATTCCCAAGGCAAAAACGAACATCAGCCCGGCGGCCAGCGGCACATTCTGTCTGGTCGCCGCATAGCCGAGGACGACGGCGAGGGCTGGGGCGGTGCAAGGGCCCATCACCAGCCCGGATGCCGCACCGACAAGAAAGCTGCTTGTTCTCCCTTTTGAATTTTTGTTATCCCGGGGCCTGCTTATAAAGTCAGGCATCCTGATAGAGAAAGAAAAGACGCCGAGCATAGATAATCCCATAAGCAGACAGAGATTGCCGATCAAAAAATAGGTCCAGGGATTGGACTGTATCTGGCCGAACAG
Proteins encoded in this region:
- the asnB gene encoding asparagine synthase (glutamine-hydrolyzing) — protein: MCGICGKIDFSGSRVDEGLLRRMHERLAHRGPDDAGIHLSHHEGVSCGLGHRRLSIIDLSAAGRQPMANEDKSLWMVFNGEIYNFAELREELKGKGHHFSSRTDSEVILHLFEEEGAAGISRLSGMFAFALWSETTKTLVLARDGVGIKPLVYYWDGKRLLFASELRALLADYDVQTEIDLESLDIYLSLNYIPAPYTIFKHIRKLRPGYTLSVCDGKLKERTFWDVSARGDETAKDKNSNQCGKSPRGLADENNRLRDFPGIEQTLFRTLEESVRSQMVADVPLGAFLSGGIDSSVIVGLMARNSARPIKTYSIGFSDMPMFDETSYAREVASFHHTDHHEIKLSSREMIGAVPEILAGLDEPFGDSSAVPTWIVARETVRDVKVALSGDGGDELFAGYRMYKGENWFKRYRFIPRLIRDGLLEPLAMRLPESRDTRVGELARRAKKFLRGAKGSLAERFFAWNELFNEDSKNALLKEGWGVKKSPASGIFAAALARPQTDALNRMLYADFKVSLPGDMLWKVDKMSMAHALEVRVPLLDQRFCELAFRIGGDWKIRHGQGKYIFIKVFRDILPKRLHNRPKWGFEMPIARWLKTDLKYLISEHLSQDTIEQQGIFNYPEIEKMVADLLESRRDAAWKLWNLIVFQAWYASLRR
- a CDS encoding glycosyltransferase family 4 protein, coding for MHPSGDKIKVIHIITRFDKGGSAENTFLTVCGLDKERYQVALVTGTLSGTNSNDPENIAIAANIAELKANGVRLIFVPSLVRELNPVADLRAFLSLCKIIRREKPDIVHTHTSKAGMLGRWAARLCRVPAVIHTPHGHVFWGYFNPAKTRLFIMLERWTARITDALIMLTPQELQDHLGWGIAPREKFTVIHSGVNLKKFSSAQSRSDRKRAISEVPENMVVIGTVGRLTAIKGQDVLIRAFAELKQAGEDVFLVLLGEGERRGELEEMARHLQISDSVMFLGWRPEVAAVMASFDIFCLPSLNEGMGKVIVEAMAMGLPVVASNVGGIKDLVRKGENGLLVPPGDATALAKALSLLCSAPQERRRMGDAGRLLAPSYSSEAMIKKVDRLYEGGNCSSY
- a CDS encoding WbqC family protein, coding for MMVAVHQPQYLPWLGYFDKIAAADVFVLLDNVQFKKNEWQNRNRIKTAAGPQWLTVPVRYKFPERINEVSVNNQEHWGNKHRQAIVTNYRKAPCWNEISTILEPIFAGSWESISQLNIFTVKLLAKTLGIATPLYVASELPPFPEDPDLRLIAIAKHFAADTYLAGKGGIDYMNLACFRENGVRVKFQQYNHPVYRQLFNGFEPFMSVVDLLFNYGEDSLKILRG
- a CDS encoding PIG-L family deacetylase, which produces MKILAIGSHPDDIEAGCAGTLAKYAKNGHDIYMLVMTEGSMGGEGAVRRAEQKNAAGIISAKELLWGGYEDTQLTSQMNNLVQDIEDVIKRIAPDFIFVHYGEDTHQDHRTLAKATISATRYIRNVLFYEGPTTQNFCPSVFVDIQETVGKKLEALLAHNSQVTRTNIGGLSIKKIVHSTAVFRGIQGRVLFAEAFVPLRMFI
- a CDS encoding DegT/DnrJ/EryC1/StrS family aminotransferase, with the translated sequence MMKEIPHSRPTIDDAEIAAVSAVLRSQNIAQGKQVALFEEALSRLIGVREAVATSSGTASLHLALFALDVGENDEVVIPSFVCTALLNAVRLVRAVPVIADINSNSFNIDVHDIRRCLTKRTKAVIVPHMFGMPADIREIVSLGVPVIEDCAQSLGSRSGQSYTGSFGVLSVFSFYATKVICTGEGGMVVGSDSRLLAKIRDFRDYDEKSDWALRYNYKLTDMQAAMGMTQLAKLPGMIRRRREIAALYDENLRECPVILPTCPPEKEHIYFRYVLRTGKSREVLDGCRQKGVSCRRPVFEPLHHCGINAACPEAEAAFRESVSIPIYPSLGDTEAVMISETIREILS
- a CDS encoding undecaprenyl/decaprenyl-phosphate alpha-N-acetylglucosaminyl 1-phosphate transferase; its protein translation is MVLGKYFQRFLFLRIFWGCCLLIFTLLLLPAVRELFFGSLGRWLYIFLMALSTSAILTPVMMSVAKKLNIVDTPGGRKIHARVTPLLGGAAIIIAFISSLAANMILDGRDIALIAGGTFVAIVGLIDDWKNVRAFYKLLIQVVVVMLLIRSGIILDLFPIKTTWGYLLNALFSIIWIVGITNAMNFIDGMDGLATGVSAIISLFLALVAYQTNQPFMGWIAIAMLGSCLGFFPFNFGFKRSASIFLGDAGSTFFGFILSALAIKAAWADNNPIVSFATPVLIFWVLIYDMAYISIERILTGKVRNFPEWIDYAGTDHIHHRIFAIFNDKRKAVFFIFFLCFTLGISAITLRGASAFEGVLTVIQAFFITVLVSILEYFGNHYKRGDQRRKIN
- a CDS encoding IS5 family transposase encodes the protein MGYKRADNNMTFAEMSLLSSMEHNRSLKRLEKISQLIDWSQVREILDAHYTVGTSREGADAYSPVMLLKALLLQQWYHIDSDPELENQINDRVSFKKFIGLSFDKQSPDHSTFSRFRGRLSKDAMININSVVLQQFAKKGFVINEGVAVDARLVQSASHPISKEEIKKELEKRETPEGKLDKNGKPLKFSRDMESDWVIKNEKPHYGFKEHASVDTKHGLVLATELTPASVSDSIYLPFIVASSCHTEEPIEKVYADKGYYGKPNRDFLAMNYIEDGIMRKDTKSTKLTTTETERNKKLSKKRYIVEQYFGISHLHYGAFRARFTRMVKNALDNLFRQMAFNLFRGNQIIGTVKI
- a CDS encoding MTH1187 family thiamine-binding protein; the encoded protein is MSVLIHFSIFPTDKGTSVSPYVARSLRIIRESGLPYKLGPMSTALEGEWDEVMKVVERCFQELQKDAERIYMTLQMDYRAGAENRIEGKIKSVEDKI
- a CDS encoding redoxin family protein; its protein translation is MVKMMTWKRSACTAIMIAVIFLIANNALSLQAPASADKAPDFILQDTNGKTFRLGDYKGKKPVMIIFSTTWCPTCISEVPYFKSLHAIYGKQGLEIVNVDVQESKAKASKFSTRHNLPYRVLTDESGIVSRFYGIRGVPSLVLVDKKGRIVCRECTQIEPYLEAVLKNK
- a CDS encoding sulfite exporter TauE/SafE family protein, with the translated sequence MVANFISGLSGYLQGSLALSFLAVYLAGVLVSFTPCMYPVVPITVAYIGARGTGSKTRGFILSLFYVAGVAVTYTILGAFAALSGKLFGQIQSNPWTYFLIGNLCLLMGLSMLGVFSFSIRMPDFISRPRDNKNSKGRTSSFLVGAASGLVMGPCTAPALAVVLGYAATRQNVPLAAGLMFVFALGMGTLLILVGTFAGLLAGIPKSGAWMERVGKACGWIMLAAGEYFLVNAGMLWL